GCTGGATATCAAGGCGGCCGCCGTGGCCACGCCGCTCATGGAGGCGATTGCCCTGGTCAGGGGAAAATGCGATCCACCGTCACTGCCTACAGCTTTTTTGCGATCGACCTCCAAATGGAACCGGCATCTCAAAACGCAAGACGAAGGCGACAATCGTTTGTGGGAGGTGGCGGTCCTGTTTCACTTGCGCGACGCATTCCGCTCCGGCGATGTCTGGCTTGCGCACTCACGCCGCTATGCCGATCTCAAACAGGCACTGGTGCCGATGGCGGCCGCCCAGGCCACGGCAAGATTGGCGGTTCCATTCGAAGCCGAGGCGTGGCTTGCCGATCGCAAGGCCAGAATGTCGGACGGGCTGAAACGCCTGGCGAAAGCTGCCCGAACCGGGACCCTTCCGCTCGGCAGCATCGAGGACGGTGTCCTGCACATGGAACGCCTGACAGCAGTGGCGCCCAAGGATGCCGACGAGCTGATCCTCGATCTTTACCGGCGTATGCCGGAGGTGCGCATAACCGACATTCTACTGGATGTTGAAGCGGCGACGGGGTTTGCCGATGCCTTCACCCATCTTCGCACCGGCGCACCCTGTCAGGACAAAATCGGTTTGCTGAATGTGATGCTTGCCGAAGGCCTCAACTTCGGACTGAGAAAGATGGCCGAGGCTTCAAATACCCATGACTACTGGCAATTGTCGCGCCTGTCGCGCTGGCATGTCGACAGCGACGCCATCGACCAGGCTCTCGCCATGGTCGTCGCGGCCCAGGGGCGTTTGCCCATGGCCCAATTCTGGGGAATGGGCACTTCGGCTTCCAGCGACGGTCAGTTCTTCCCGACCGCCCGACAGGGCGAGGCGATGAATCTCGTCAACGCCAAATACGGCAACGATCCCGGCCTGAAAGCCTATACGCACCTGTCAGATCAGTTTGCCCCTTTCGCAACCCAGCTCATTCCGGCAACCGTCAGCGAGGCACCTTACATTCTCGACGGACTGCTCATGAACGAGGCCGGCCAACGCATGGGAGCAATATGCCGATACCGGCGGCTTCACCGATCATGTCTTCGCCACCGCCTCGATCCTCGGCTACCGCTTCATCCCCCATATCCGGGATTTGCCATCGAAGCGCCTTTATGTGTTCAACCCCGCCGGGACACCGAGCGAGTTGCGCGGCCTGGTCGGCGGCAGGGTCAGGGAAGACTTGATCGTCTCGAACTGGCCCGACATCCTGCGCAGCGCCGCGACCATGGTCGCCGGCATCATGCCGCCGAGTCAGTTGCTGCGAAAATTCGCATCCTATCCGCGCCAGCACGATCTCGCGCTCGCCCTTCGTGAGGTTGGCCGCATTGAGCGTACGCTCTTCATCATAGAATGGATCCTCGATGCCGACATGCAGCGGCGGGCTCGTATCGGCCTCAACAAGGGCGAGGCGCATCACGCGCTCAAGAATGCCTTGCGCATCGGCCGGCAAGGCGAAATCCGCGACCGAACGACTGAGGGCCAGCACTATCGCCTCGCCGCCCTCAACCTGCTTGCCGCCATCATCATCTACTGGAACACGGTGCATCTTGGTCAGGCCGTCGCGCAACGTAGCAATGCCGGCCTCCCCGTACCGCTAGAATTGCTCTCCCATATCTCGCCGCTTGGATGGGCGCACATCCTGCTGACCGGCGAATACAGATGGCCAAAAAATGGCAGCAGGCAATCTATTTTGGGGAGGTGAACAAGATCTGGAAAAGCTCCTCCGCTCGCTTCAACCCTTCATCCGTCAGAACGACAGATTTCGCCTTATTGACCGGATCGGCAATCAGCCCCTTGCGGTGCAACCGATCCAACGCATCCCAGTCATGCCCCCTCCAGGCTCGCCGCTCGTCATGCACCGTCAGCCACAGCAGCCCCAAAACCGCATCATCAATTCTATCGATATCAACGTCATCCATGCCGCCAAAACTACCACAAAG
This genomic interval from Mesorhizobium sp. J428 contains the following:
- a CDS encoding DUF6429 family protein is translated as MDDVDIDRIDDAVLGLLWLTVHDERRAWRGHDWDALDRLHRKGLIADPVNKAKSVVLTDEGLKRAEELFQILFTSPK